A window of Kribbella voronezhensis genomic DNA:
CCCCCGAAGAGGCCTTACCGCTCGACTTGCATGTGTTAAGCACGCCGCCAGCGTTCGTCCTGAGCCAGGATCAAACTCTCCGTTGAAATCTATATACCAACCCACAAACACAAAGAATGCAGGAAGATAGACTACTTTGAGTGATCCTTTGAACATCAGAGACAATCAAACTGACTTGAATCAATATTTTCAAAGGAATCCGAACACGAACAACAGACAACCCCACACCCAAAACCTCAAAGAGGCCCGGGGCGGATCAGGATCATCCAATGCCGTGAAACGGGTTAATGCTAAATTTCGGCATTGACTTTCGGCACGCTGTTGAGTTCTCAAGAATCGGACGCACACCGCGCTCCACACTCTCGTGTTAAGCTCCGGGGCAACCCGCCAAACATTACTGTCCCGTCCGCAGCCAGTCAAATCGGCTACTTATCCGGTCCAGCCACTCCGCGACCCAGCCACCGAAACCCGCCACAGGCACGTTTCGGCTACCAAAACTTCAGGGAGTGTTCGAAGCGACCGGCCGCTTCCGCGTCCCGCACTCGCTCCAACAAGAAGAACATTAGTGTGATTCGGCCGGAAAACCAAATCGAGGTGGCCGGCCAGTGAAGCCACCGCAGTACCGGCCGTTCTCCGAGTGCTGGGCAAGCTTGAAGTCGGCGTAGCCGACGCCCAGGACGAGTGCGAACCGGGTCATTCCGCTAGACCCCTGCTGCTGAGCCTGACTCGGCGAATTGGGTGCGATAGAGCAGCGCGTACTCGCCGTCCAGGGCGAGCAGCTCCTCGTGGGTGCCGCGTTCGACGATGTTGCCGTGGTCAACCACCAGGATCTGGTCGGCGTTCCGCACGGTCGACAGCCGGTGGGCGATCACCAGCGACGTACGACCTTCCAGGGCCGTGTCGAGGGCTCTCTGCACCGCTACCTCGGACTCCGAGTCCAGGTGAGCTGTCGCCTCGTCCAGAACGACGATGTGCGGCGCTTTCAGCAACAGGCGAGCGATTGCCAGTCGTTGCCGCTCTCCCCCGGACAACCGGTGACCGCGATCGCCGACGACGGTCTCCAGCCCATCGGGCAAGGACGACACCAGGTCCCACACCTGCGCCGAGCGGAGCGCCTCGACCATCTCCTCGTCGGTGGCATCGGGTTTCGCGTACGCCAGATTCGCACGGATCGTGTCGTGGAACATGTGCGCGTCCTGCGTCACGTACCCGATCGCCTCGTGCAGCGACCGCAGAGTGACCTCTCGAACGTCGTGCCCACCCACCTGCACCGAGCCGCCGGTCACGTCGTACAAGCGGGCGACGAGGTTCGTGATGGTCGTCTTGCCGGCGCCGGAAGGACCGACCAGTGCGACCATCTGACCGGCCTCGACGGTGAAGCTGATGTCTTCCAGCACCTGCGAGGAGACCCGCTTGTCGAGGACCGCCACCGACTCCAGGCTGGCCAGCGAGACCTGCTCGGCCGTCGGGTAGGCGAAGGCGACGTGGTCGAAGGTGACCGTCGAAGCATCCTTGGGAAGCGCTCGCGCGTCCGGGGCGTCCTTGATCATCGGCTCGAGATCCAGTACTTCGAAAACGCGCTCGAACGAGACCAGCGCGGTCATCACGTCGACCCGCACATTCGACAGGGCGGTCAACGGACCGTAGAGCCGCCCGAGCAGAGCCACCAGGGCCAGCAGCGTCCCGACGGTCAGGGTCTGCCGAACGGCCAGGTTGCCACCCACGCCGTACACAAGTGCTGTCGCGAGTGCGGCGACCAGGGTGAGCGCGGTGAAGAACACGCGGCCCAGCATCGCGATCCGGATCCCCAGGTCGCGGACCCGGCCGGAACGTTCGCCGAACTCCCGGTTCTCGATCTCCGGCTGCCCGAACAGCGTGACCAGCAGGGCGCCACCGACGCTGAACCGCTCGGTCATCGCCGTCGACATCTCCGCGTTCAGCTGCATCTGTTCGCGGGTCATCGCCGCGAGCCGGCGGCCGAGATACCGCGCCGGGAGCAAGAAGACCGGGAGCAGCAAGATCGCCACCACCGTCAGCTGCCAACTCAGCGCCAGCATCGCGCCGACCACCAGGATCAGGCTGATCACATTGGAGACCACACCCGACAAAGTGGAGGTGAACGCCTGCTGCGCACCGATCACGTCGGTGTTGAGCCGGGACACCAGCGCGCCGGTCTGGGTGCGGGTGAAGAAGGCGACCGGCATCTGCTGGACGTGCGCGAACACCTTGGTCCGCAGGTCGTAGATCAGGCCCTCACCGATGCGCGCCGAGAACCACCGCTGCATCAACCCCAGGCCCGCTTCGACGAGTGCCAGCAATGCCACGACCAGGGCGAGCGCCGTCACCAGGCCCGCGTTCCCCTTGGTGATGCCGTCGTCCACGATCTTCTTGAACAACAGCGGCGAGGCGATCACCAGGAACGCCGAGAGCACGACCAGCACCAGGAAGACGCTGATGTGCAGGCGGAACGGCCTGGCGAAGCGCAGGATCCGCCGCAGCGTCCCCTTGGTCAGCTTCCGCTCCAGAACGGACACGTCCTGGCGCCGCCAGCTGCCCATGCCACCGCCGGGCATCCCGCCGCCCATCCGCATTCCTGAAGACATCCAGTCCCCTCCCGCACTCAGCTCGTCAACCTTGACAACACTTCAGGTCAGCGGATGCTTCCCGACCTCACAGACCGCCGGTCAGCCGAACGCCGCGATCAGCTCAGCGAGCCGCCGTGACTGTGCCTGTCGCTCCGCCTTCAACTGCTCCTCGTACGGACGATCGGCCGCGCCGAGCAGCAACGCCTTGGTCTCCCGGACAGCACCGACGAGCGGTGTCAGCACGGCATCCGTCAGGTCCTTCACCGTCGCCGCCAGATCATCGGCCGGTACGACGATGTTCGCCAGGCCGAGCTGATGTGCTTCGTCGGCCTCGACCCAGCGCGACGTCACGCAGATCTCCAGGGCTCGCGAATAGCCGACCAGCTGCACCAGCGGCTGGGTCCCACCCAGGTCGGGCACCAAGCCGAGCGCGGGCTCGCGCATGCTGAACTTCGCGTCCGGCGTGATCACCCGCAGATCGCAGGCCAGTGCCAACTGGAAGCCGGCGCCGACCGCGTGCCCCTGCACCGCCGCGATGGTGATGAGCTCCGGTCTCCGCAACCAGGAGAAGCCGGCCTGGAAATGCGCGATCAGCTCGTCCAGCTCCGCGGCAGGCTTCTTCCCCAGGGTGAGCAGCGGCTCCTGCCCGTCGACCGGCTCGCCCATCATCAGGTTGCGATCGAGGCCGGCCGAGAACGAAGGACCTTCCCCGGACACGACGACGACCCGCACCTCGTCCGGCAGCGAGGCACCGAAGTCCGACAGCGCGCTCCACATCGCCGGAGTCTGCGCGTTGCGCACCTCCGGCCGGTCCAGCACCACCCGGGCCACTGGCCCGTCCACCGTCAATCGCAGTCCGAGATCCGTCATGCCATGGAACATACGCGAACCACCCGCACTTTCCGTGCGGTCCTCGTCACCTGTGGAAAGACTGCTGTGGCGAACTCCCGGAGCCGTCAGGCGAGGGAGACCAGGTCGGCGTAGTCGTTGGTCCAGAGGTCTTCGACGCCGTCGGGAAGGAGCAGCACGCGTTCCGGTTCCAGGGCCTCGACCGCGCCCTCGTCGTGGGTGACCAGCACGATCGCGCCGGTGTACGACCGGATCGCGTTCAGCACCTCGGTCCGCGA
This region includes:
- a CDS encoding enoyl-CoA hydratase/isomerase family protein, which translates into the protein MTDLGLRLTVDGPVARVVLDRPEVRNAQTPAMWSALSDFGASLPDEVRVVVVSGEGPSFSAGLDRNLMMGEPVDGQEPLLTLGKKPAAELDELIAHFQAGFSWLRRPELITIAAVQGHAVGAGFQLALACDLRVITPDAKFSMREPALGLVPDLGGTQPLVQLVGYSRALEICVTSRWVEADEAHQLGLANIVVPADDLAATVKDLTDAVLTPLVGAVRETKALLLGAADRPYEEQLKAERQAQSRRLAELIAAFG
- a CDS encoding ABC transporter ATP-binding protein codes for the protein MSSGMRMGGGMPGGGMGSWRRQDVSVLERKLTKGTLRRILRFARPFRLHISVFLVLVVLSAFLVIASPLLFKKIVDDGITKGNAGLVTALALVVALLALVEAGLGLMQRWFSARIGEGLIYDLRTKVFAHVQQMPVAFFTRTQTGALVSRLNTDVIGAQQAFTSTLSGVVSNVISLILVVGAMLALSWQLTVVAILLLPVFLLPARYLGRRLAAMTREQMQLNAEMSTAMTERFSVGGALLVTLFGQPEIENREFGERSGRVRDLGIRIAMLGRVFFTALTLVAALATALVYGVGGNLAVRQTLTVGTLLALVALLGRLYGPLTALSNVRVDVMTALVSFERVFEVLDLEPMIKDAPDARALPKDASTVTFDHVAFAYPTAEQVSLASLESVAVLDKRVSSQVLEDISFTVEAGQMVALVGPSGAGKTTITNLVARLYDVTGGSVQVGGHDVREVTLRSLHEAIGYVTQDAHMFHDTIRANLAYAKPDATDEEMVEALRSAQVWDLVSSLPDGLETVVGDRGHRLSGGERQRLAIARLLLKAPHIVVLDEATAHLDSESEVAVQRALDTALEGRTSLVIAHRLSTVRNADQILVVDHGNIVERGTHEELLALDGEYALLYRTQFAESGSAAGV